The genomic region GAAATGTAATAAGTTTACTaaactataataaatatttcaaccCAAATGCTAATATTCACACTATAAATTTTCTAACATTCTATAAATGTAGgaagtttattaatttatatcattctgcaaatatatattatgtatttaatttaacTTAACCACATTCCGTAGATGgacttagggttttttttttaattttttttaaatttttttttattaattttactagggtgacatcaataaatcagggtacatatgttcaaagaaaacatgtccaggttatcttgtcaatcaattatgttgcatacccattacccaaagtcagattttcctccctcaccttctatctagttttctttgtgcccctccccccttttcctctctaggGGGTGTTTTTAAAGTGTTGAAAgttcagtgtttatttttataatccaaCAATTTTATCCAAAAATGCTGAAAGTTTTTCTGGCAGGCAGCAGGAAAACATTTCGGTGTGGATAAGTCTGTTGACTGTAACAGCCCAGGAAGTGTGCTGCAGGTAGAGAAGAGATGGCCATCTTTGTGTAGCAGCTTTGCCAATTCCAGCTGACAATTGGTCATTGACTGTACATTTGTACTCACTacaagaggctttcttttttccagagtctCCAAACAGCTTCCTTCACCTGCCTGATTAATAACAAGATCTGCTTTCTCAAGATCTTCTTTCAATGAACACTTGTACCTGTGAACATCCAGAATAAATGACTCAGTAATGAATGGCTCAGGTACCACCTTTCTTCTACCTATTTGTAGAACGAGTCGGTTGTAACTAAGGCTCTTGATGATTAGCAGATTGTCGTGTGCCAGTATATACACAATCAGGTCATCAAAGCTGGTGGTCCCCACAGTAACAAACACACACTTCATCAAGAGAATTCCCAAGCCAGAATCACAATGGGGAGATGTCAATAAAGGagttatttttcaattaccagcaattttctgattcagttttggaaacagactgtatttgttttgttttaattttattctttttctttttttccttttttaagtgagaggaggggagatagagagacagactcctgcatgtgccctgaccaggatccaaccaacAACTACCATCTGGAACCCTcgtttggaccaactgagctattctcagctcccagggctgatgcttggaccaactgagccaatggctgtgagaagggaagagagagagaaaggggagagggaggggaaaaaaagcagatggccgcttctcttgtgtaccctaacCGAGAATAGAAaccagaacatccatatgccaggcccattgtatgttcttgtctcctttgtcacaaaaaaatcatcataaaggtgtgggtttattctgggctctctattctgttccattgatctgtattttTATGcgagtatcatgctgttttgattactatggccttgtaatcAGGTATCATGAGTCCCCTAACTTTGTTATTTTCTCTCAAGACTGCCatggctattcaggttcttttgtggttccacataatttttggaatatttgttctagttcttagTAGGacttacattgaatctatagatttctttgagtagtgtgaacattttaatgatgttaattctttctatacaTGAACATggtatttacttatttgtatcttcttcaatttctttcttcaatgtcttataattttctgagtacaggtattTTACacccttggttaagtttattcctagatttttttttatgtaactgtaaatggaattattttcttattttaccttTTTGATAGTTAATTATTGATATACAGTATAGaagtgcaactgatttctgaatatttattttgtatcctgtgacattactgaattcatttatcagttctagtaattttttggtggaatctttagggttctctatatatagtatcatgtcatctgcagacTGTTTGAATAAACACTTCACTATTGTAAATCCCAAACAGTGTCTTCAGTGACTTAAGACCATGGTGAGCTATATTGCTTTCCTTTGAGACATTGAGATGACTTGCACTGAGAGAAGAGATCCATCTCTGAGGAGTAGAATGTGTCTTGGAAAGTAAGCTTAGAATCAAAATGGGGTTTCCCCTTCTCATTGAGCCTCACCCAGGACAAACAGAGCAAAGAGAGAGATATAAGGATGGCACAAATGGCAGAAAGCAATGTGACAATATAATGAAGGGTCAGGAAAGTgtaagttaaaaaacaacaacacctgtGTAGGGATATGGCTGTTGGACTCTAGGAATAATAATTTCCTGTATCTTATTCTAtaggttttcctttccttttttatactCTAGGATTTCCTCCTATTATCCCAAGGCTTTTGACAAACATTTTCAGTAGGTGTTACTTCTCTGGTGTATTTGGTCAAGTAACAGAGGAGTCTTTGTCTGCACTTGGGGTGAGGAGGTACGGGAAAGCAGTagctggtggagaagcagatcataAGATGGCCAGAAGATTAGCAGAACTGCAGAACCAACAGGAGTCAGCAGAAAAATGTAAGCGTTCTTCTGAGAATTGCATGGGAGCAGATTCAGTAAACTATTAAACTTTCAGTTGTCAATCAGGATCCAGACTGAGacttgtgatattttaaaatattttctttattttagagagagagagagaaacatcaatttgttgttccctttatttatgcattcattggttgtttcttgtatgtgatGTATTCTGACtgaggatggaacccacaacattggcataTCAGGTCAATACTCTAAACAATTCATCAACCTGCCAGGGCAGACTCTTGTGATTTTTAAGCACAACAAAGAAGGGTGACATTTAAAGATCAGAGAAGCCAAAGATTTTAGAGTtaggtaggtaggcaggtagATAGTTACTTGAGCTGCCATAAAATTGTTTATGGCCAAATGTCAGGAAAGTATGAACAATAAGACTCAAAAGATTTCAGAGGAAGAAAAGTTTGCTCTTCCCCATAATGTCTGGGAAAGCTTCACAAAAGAGAGTCTGAACTAGGTCTTAAAGAGGTGGTAGCAATTGGAaagtgggaggagaaggaagattaCTCCTCTTAGGAGCAATGGCAGAAGACAAAGCAGGAAAGAGCTTAGTGTGAGGTGTACTTTAAACAAGGAAATGGTCCTCTTTAGCAAGTCTATATTCCTTAGTATTCATCCTCCATACTTCATATCATTTTAGGTCCTGTTCTTGAGTCCCAGGGATAAAAACATACTAAGctgataagtggaacaatgaaagGTGCTGAAGACATCTTGAATTAACCGGTGCTAGTTCTCAGAGAGAGGTTAATCATCCCAAAAGGACAGGAATTGGTCTAAGTAATTCACCCTTAGTTTTCTCATGCCTCACATCCCCCTTTCAAAAGGCACTCTTGCATCTTATACCTAAAACCCCTGCAAAATGCTGCAAGAAGTTCTTGTGTCTCGCCTTCTGCCCCTAACCCACAGCTACTATGCTCCATGCAAAGACACCCTTGGACAAGAGGTGTGCTGCTGTCTCACTTTCATCAGAAAATCCATATTTAGTAGGTAATCTATGTCAAGCTTGTTCTAAGCATAGACCAAAATATAGCAATGAACAGGTCAGTCTGCTCTCATAGAGTTTTCCTTCTTGTGGGAAAGACAGACAAAtataacatgtaaataaaataaaaggtaatgacccgggtcagttggctcagtgtatagagtgtcagcccagcgtacgGATGTTCTAGGTtcatccccgatcagggcacacagccagtggctccactggttcaaaTGTCATcaccaggcactgagaataactCGGTTAatatgagcatcagccccagatgggggtttccaggtggattccggacagggtgcatgctggagtctgtctctctatctaccatactctcacttaaaaaaaaaataaaaggtaagattatgaataaaaacaaataaacagagtaAGAGGACAGGGAGTAACAAGGAGGGGTTCTGTTTTCTataagatggaaagaaagagaggtgaCACTAAGCAGAGGTCACAAGGGTGGGGCCTGCATGAGGGACATGAGTTGGTGTGGCCGAAGAACAAGAAAGCCACCATGGCTGCAGCAAGCTCAGCGGTATGCGGGATAAAAGGTCAAAAGACAGGTAGAGACTCCGAGGAAAGGGACAGAAGAAGAATCATCCTACAGCTCCTGGAACACAGTACCTCCTGTCCATCACAGTCACACAATGCCCATGGTCTTAACCCCATTGATCCAGGTTTGGAAGGGTCTTGCCTGCCATCTCCCCCTCACTCCCTTTACCAGCCTCATTAAACTTTTCCAAAGTTACTCTGCTctacaacaaaaagagaaaggacaaacTTCCAGTCTTAAAGTTAGAGCAATCAACAGCCAAGGGGTTTGCAGTGGCTCAGAACTTATTATTACAGTGTTGTAATGAGTCTCCAGAGAAACCCCACAACTTcactgcagagaaagaaaagtttccCTCAGGGTATCAATACTCAGGGCTCCAAGTTTTAAAATTCCATAGACACTGGAAAATAATCCAAATGTACCGCATCTGTACTAGAAGCACACAACGTCACAAAGTCTCCCCAAAATGGCTTATACCAAGGTCTTCTTAGGAATGTCAATCCTGAATGTAGGTGAATGATAATCCAGCGGAAACCCTGGAACTGTTGCCGGTTGAACTAAGTGAATCTCATTACCCACAGAAACATCTTTAGCTCAAGAATAACGAACAGAAGGAGAACTCCAAGGTCAAGTCCATAAGATGATTCACTTGCTCCCTCATCCATAAAACCAACAGCAGAAGTCAGAGTGCTACCACCTGAGAATTTAATGTTCTGATGAGGTTAGAAAGGCAAGAAGCCTCAGAGAACTGGAAAACCCTCTCTAGCTGGGTGACCTGAAAAATCCAAGAGTTACTGCCTCTCAGCCCTGAGGTAACTTGGGGCCTGTGCAAGGTAGCTGAGTAGTTGAAATGAGGAGCATGGGGCTTGTCAAAAAGGATTCAACACAACCATGCtcaataataatagttaacatttactgagcacttactatgtgccattCCAAGTGCTTTTTACATGTTCTCATTCCTCAAGAGACGCTATGAGACAGGGGTTGTTATTATGATACCCAGTCCACCAAGGAGGAGGCTGAAGCACAGAGACTAATAAGATCCTGGTTTATGAAGTTGCACAGCTAGTTAATGAGAGAGTCAGGATTTTTTTCCAGGTCAGAATCCAGAACCTGTACCCCCAGGTGTTACATGCATGGCACTCAGCAAACTATCCAGTAGCCTGAATATTCTCAGCATGACTCTGGACAGAGGAGGCACCAACTAATGTTTTTGCATGAATGACTTTTCACTGTCAGGGAAATTTTCTGgctggcacagtgcatagagcatcttCCCAGCATATGagcatcttgggtttgattcccagtcagaaaacacaagagaagcaaccatcttcttctttcctctcccactcctccttctctccctcttcccgtcctgcagccagtggcttgattggttccggTGGCAGCCAGGAATTGAGGATTGCTCAGTTGTTCTGAGCATgtcagactcaggtgctaaaaatagcttggttaattcaagTATTGACCCCAGCCTGGGGTCTCTAGGTgtatctg from Saccopteryx leptura isolate mSacLep1 chromosome 6, mSacLep1_pri_phased_curated, whole genome shotgun sequence harbors:
- the LOC136377366 gene encoding LOW QUALITY PROTEIN: UDP-N-acetylglucosamine transferase subunit ALG13-like (The sequence of the model RefSeq protein was modified relative to this genomic sequence to represent the inferred CDS: inserted 1 base in 1 codon); translated protein: MKCVFVTVGTTSFDDLIVYILAHDNLLIIKSLSYNRLVLQIGRRKVVPEPFITESFILDVHRYKCSLKEDLEKADLVINQAGEGSCLETLEKRKPLVVSTNVQSMTNCQLELAKLLHKDGHLFSTCSTLPGLLQSTDLSTPKCFPAAXPEKLSAFLDKIVGL